Proteins from a single region of Lysinibacillus sp. JNUCC-52:
- the gnd gene encoding decarboxylating NADP(+)-dependent phosphogluconate dehydrogenase has protein sequence MLNTIGVIGLGVMGSNIALNMANKGEQVAVYNYTQDLTDKLLQKEEAQKLNPYYKIEEFIQSLEKPRKVFLMVTAGNAIDSVIQSLIPLLKKGDIIMDGGNSHYKDTERRYDELKAFGIGYLGIGISGGEVGALTGPSIMPGGDLEVYEKVAPIFTKIAAQVDGTPCCTYIGPKGAGHFVKMVHNGIEYADMQLIAEAYTFLRKNVGLAVEEIADIFETWNQGELKSYLIEITAEILRKKDDLTGLPLIDIILDKANQKGTGKWTSIQSIDNSIPTSIITEALFARYISSLKEERVRAEAILAGPEQNEQNLDKDVWVEYVRQALYMGKICAYAQGFTQYKMTSELYSWNLQLHDIALIFRSGCIIRAEFLNVISDAYQKQSALDNLLIAPYFAEKTKAYQNSLRKIVCEGIQAGNAFPCLSTSLTYFDSYRTGSSNANLLQAQRDYFGAHTYQRIDSEGTFHTNW, from the coding sequence ATGTTAAATACAATAGGCGTTATTGGTTTAGGTGTTATGGGCAGCAACATTGCTTTAAACATGGCCAATAAAGGCGAGCAAGTAGCAGTCTATAATTATACACAGGATTTAACCGACAAGCTTTTACAAAAAGAAGAAGCGCAAAAATTAAATCCATATTATAAAATAGAAGAATTTATCCAATCTTTAGAAAAACCAAGAAAAGTTTTCTTGATGGTGACAGCTGGAAATGCGATAGATTCCGTTATTCAATCTTTAATACCTTTACTTAAGAAAGGCGATATTATTATGGATGGTGGTAATTCCCACTATAAAGATACAGAGCGGAGATATGATGAACTGAAGGCTTTTGGCATTGGCTATTTAGGAATCGGCATTTCTGGCGGTGAAGTCGGTGCGTTGACAGGACCTTCTATCATGCCTGGCGGTGATCTTGAAGTCTATGAAAAAGTTGCTCCTATTTTTACAAAGATAGCAGCACAAGTGGATGGAACACCATGCTGTACGTATATTGGCCCTAAAGGTGCTGGCCACTTCGTTAAAATGGTTCATAACGGCATTGAATACGCGGATATGCAGCTAATCGCAGAGGCCTACACATTTTTAAGAAAAAATGTAGGATTAGCAGTTGAGGAAATTGCCGATATTTTTGAAACATGGAATCAAGGGGAATTGAAAAGCTATTTAATTGAAATTACCGCTGAAATTTTGAGAAAAAAAGACGATTTAACAGGATTACCACTGATTGATATTATTCTTGATAAAGCTAATCAAAAAGGAACTGGAAAATGGACGAGTATACAATCCATTGATAATAGCATCCCTACATCAATTATTACAGAAGCCTTATTTGCACGTTATATCTCATCGTTAAAAGAGGAGCGAGTTCGTGCAGAAGCCATTTTGGCAGGACCTGAACAAAATGAGCAAAATTTAGATAAGGATGTGTGGGTAGAGTACGTAAGACAAGCTCTATATATGGGGAAAATTTGCGCCTATGCACAAGGATTTACTCAATATAAAATGACTTCTGAGCTTTATAGCTGGAACTTACAATTGCATGATATAGCGTTAATTTTCCGTAGTGGCTGTATTATTCGGGCAGAATTTTTAAATGTCATCAGCGACGCTTATCAAAAACAATCAGCTCTAGATAATTTATTAATTGCTCCTTATTTTGCAGAAAAGACAAAAGCATATCAAAACAGCTTACGAAAAATAGTGTGCGAAGGTATTCAAGCAGGTAATGCCTTCCCATGTTTAAGCACATCTTTAACATATTTTGACAGTTACCGAACTGGCTCATCGAATGCCAATCTATTGCAGGCACAACGTGATTATTTTGGTGCGCATACGTATCAACGTATTGATTCAGAAGGCACTTTCCACACTAATTGGTAG